From a single Pongo pygmaeus isolate AG05252 chromosome 12, NHGRI_mPonPyg2-v2.0_pri, whole genome shotgun sequence genomic region:
- the POMC gene encoding pro-opiomelanocortin, which produces MPRSCCSRSGALLLALLLQASMEVRGWCLESSQCQDLTTESNLLECIRACKPDLSAETPVFPGNGDEQPLTENPRKYVMGHFRWDRFGRRNSSSGSGSGAGQKREDVAAGEDRGPLPEGGPEPRSDGAEPGPREGKRSYSMEHFRWGKPVGKKRRPVKVYPNGAEDESAEAFPLEFKREPTGQRLREGDGPDGPADDGAGARADLEHNLLVAAEKKDEGPYRMEHFRWGSPPKDKRYGGFMTSEKSQTPLVTLFKNAIIKNAYKKGE; this is translated from the exons ATGCCGAGATCGTGCTGCAGCCGCTCGGGGGCCCTGTTGCTGGCTTTGCTGCTCCAGGCCTCCATGGAAGTGCGTGGCTGGTGCCTGGAGAGCAGCCAGTGTCAGGACCTCACCACGGAAAGCAACCTGCTG GAGTGCATCCGGGCCTGCAAGCCCGACCTCTCGGCCGAGACTCCGGTGTTCCCAGGCAATGGCGACGAGCAGCCTCTGACCGAGAACCCCCGGAAGTACGTCATGGGCCACTTCCGCTGGGACCGATTTGGCCGCCGCAACAGCAGCAGCGGCAGCGGTAGCGGCGCAGGGCAGAAGCGCGAGGACGTCGCAGCGGGCGAAGACCGCGGCCCACTGCCTGAGGGCGGCCCCGAGCCCCGCAGCGATGGCGCCGAGCCGGGCCCGCGCGAGGGCAAGCGCTCCTACTCCATGGAGCACTTCCGCTGGGGCAAGCCGGTGGGCAAGAAGCGGCGCCCGGTGAAGGTGTACCCCAATGGCGCCGAGGACGAGTCGGCCGAGGCCTTCCCCCTGGAGTTCAAGAGGGAGCCGACCGGCCAGCGGCTCCGGGAGGGAGATGGCCCCGACGGCCCTGCCGATGACGGCGCCGGGGCCCGGGCCGACCTGGAGCACAACCTGCTGGTGGCGGCCGAGAAGAAGGACGAGGGCCCCTACAGGATGGAGCACTTCCGCTGGGGCAGCCCGCCCAAGGACAAGCGCTACGGCGGTTTCATGACCTCCGAGAAAAGCCAGACGCCCCTGGTGACGCTGTTCAAAAACGCCATCATCAAGAACGCCTACAAGAAGGGCGAGTGA